Proteins from one Corallococcus exiguus genomic window:
- a CDS encoding aminotransferase class V-fold PLP-dependent enzyme, producing the protein MTVAALPGALRAEYPLLQTCTYLNSNSTGALPRAVEGVLAQYWNTMRAWRDDTWDRWLSQMQAYADGVAELIGAPAGSVALDTNLSAHLSRLASCLEFTGERRRVVITDLEFPTVPFIWKGFARYGAELVVVPSKDGRVDEAALEAAIDERTLIVCVAHGAFATGAVLDVARIARAAHAAGALIATDAYQTVGTVPVDVRQLDVDFLMGGAHKWLGGSEAAFLYVRPGLLPTLRPAVTGWLAGASPLGFQQTTDYAPDARRMMGGTPAPLMVLLSRPGLELLKDVGIHAVREHSLKLTGQLMARADEAGLRVVTPREPDQRGGVVAMSFPGDAQVTARLVARGFICSHRGFLRAAPHFYNTLEEVDAFMDALIEAQHNEAA; encoded by the coding sequence GTGACCGTGGCGGCACTCCCGGGAGCCCTGCGCGCGGAGTACCCGCTGCTCCAGACCTGCACGTACCTCAACAGCAACTCGACCGGGGCGCTGCCCCGGGCCGTGGAGGGCGTGCTGGCGCAGTACTGGAACACGATGCGCGCGTGGCGCGATGACACCTGGGACAGGTGGCTGTCCCAGATGCAGGCGTACGCGGACGGGGTGGCGGAGCTCATCGGCGCACCCGCCGGCTCCGTCGCGCTGGACACCAACCTGAGCGCGCACCTGTCGCGCCTGGCCTCGTGCCTGGAGTTCACCGGAGAGCGCCGCCGCGTCGTCATCACCGACCTGGAGTTCCCCACGGTGCCCTTCATCTGGAAGGGCTTCGCGCGCTACGGGGCGGAGCTGGTCGTCGTCCCGTCGAAGGATGGCCGCGTGGACGAAGCCGCGCTGGAGGCGGCCATCGATGAGCGCACGCTCATCGTCTGCGTCGCTCACGGGGCCTTCGCCACCGGCGCCGTGCTGGACGTCGCGCGCATCGCCAGGGCAGCGCACGCGGCCGGAGCGCTCATCGCCACGGACGCGTACCAGACCGTGGGCACCGTCCCCGTGGACGTGCGCCAGCTGGACGTGGACTTCCTCATGGGCGGCGCGCACAAGTGGCTGGGCGGCTCCGAGGCCGCCTTCCTGTACGTGCGCCCGGGGCTCCTGCCCACGCTCCGGCCCGCGGTCACCGGCTGGCTGGCCGGCGCGTCACCGCTCGGCTTCCAGCAGACGACGGACTACGCGCCGGACGCGCGCCGGATGATGGGCGGCACGCCCGCGCCGCTGATGGTGCTGCTGTCCCGTCCCGGCCTGGAGCTGCTCAAGGACGTGGGCATCCACGCCGTGCGTGAGCACTCGCTGAAGCTCACCGGCCAGCTGATGGCGCGCGCGGACGAAGCAGGCCTGCGCGTGGTGACGCCGAGAGAGCCAGACCAGCGCGGCGGCGTGGTGGCGATGAGCTTCCCTGGCGACGCCCAGGTGACGGCGCGGCTGGTGGCGCGCGGCTTCATCTGCAGCCACCGGGGCTTCCTGCGCGCCGCGCCACACTTCTACAACACGCTCGAGGAAGTGGACGCCTTCATGGACGCGCTCATCGAAGCGCAGCACAATGAAGCCGCATGA
- a CDS encoding FIST signal transduction protein, which yields MAHVKMQTARSTLTDPVAVAEDLLRQLHGPPPKLVTLFAARQRDQRALNRAVRERLPKDTRLVGATTAGELDNNGIHENSVVMGALSGDFEVGLGLGSGLTGDAIAAGAQAIKRACEELGVRQQDLDARRYVGLVIDDGFRYKKEELLLGILEKNQTLVLVGGGASDSETDPARQSALIHVDGEVAGDGVLVALFKTNAPWAALRSHWYVPTGERMTITKVDETHTRALEIDGQPAARRYADILGVENIADLEFGRPGGFALRPTALKVGREYFIRAAWRPLEDGSILFANLLEEGSELDLMKAGDLAGMTRDFFQEELPRRVQNPQAALLFHCSGRLWYAQAQGMLPKLSEAMKLAPSAAGMNVQFEIYSGFHINTTLTVLAFGSN from the coding sequence ATGGCGCACGTGAAGATGCAGACGGCTCGTTCCACCCTCACGGATCCGGTCGCCGTCGCCGAGGACCTCCTGCGCCAGTTGCACGGCCCCCCGCCGAAGCTGGTGACGCTGTTCGCGGCCCGCCAGCGCGACCAGCGCGCGCTCAACCGCGCGGTGCGCGAGCGGCTGCCGAAGGACACCCGGCTGGTGGGCGCCACCACCGCCGGGGAGCTGGACAACAACGGCATCCACGAGAACAGCGTGGTGATGGGCGCGCTCTCCGGCGACTTCGAGGTGGGCCTGGGCCTGGGCAGCGGCCTCACCGGGGACGCCATCGCCGCGGGCGCGCAGGCCATCAAGCGCGCGTGCGAGGAGCTGGGCGTGCGTCAGCAGGACCTGGACGCGCGCCGGTACGTGGGCCTCGTGATTGACGACGGCTTCCGTTACAAGAAGGAAGAGCTGCTGCTGGGCATCCTGGAGAAGAACCAGACCCTGGTGCTCGTGGGCGGCGGCGCCAGCGACTCAGAGACGGACCCCGCGCGCCAGTCCGCCCTCATCCACGTGGATGGCGAAGTGGCCGGCGACGGCGTGCTGGTGGCCCTGTTCAAGACGAACGCGCCCTGGGCCGCGCTGCGCTCGCACTGGTACGTGCCCACCGGCGAGCGCATGACCATCACCAAGGTGGATGAGACGCACACGCGCGCCCTGGAGATCGACGGCCAGCCCGCCGCCCGGCGCTACGCGGACATCCTGGGCGTGGAGAACATCGCGGACCTGGAGTTCGGCCGGCCGGGTGGCTTCGCGCTGCGCCCCACCGCGCTCAAGGTGGGCCGCGAGTACTTCATCCGCGCCGCGTGGCGCCCCCTGGAGGACGGCTCCATCCTGTTCGCCAACCTCCTGGAGGAGGGCAGTGAGCTGGACCTGATGAAGGCCGGCGACCTGGCGGGCATGACGCGGGACTTCTTCCAGGAGGAACTGCCCAGGCGGGTACAAAACCCCCAGGCCGCCCTCCTGTTCCACTGCAGCGGACGCCTGTGGTACGCGCAGGCCCAGGGCATGTTGCCAAAGCTCTCCGAGGCCATGAAGCTTGCACCGTCCGCTGCTGGGATGAACGTGCAATTCGAGATCTACTCGGGCTTCCACATCAACACCACGCTGACCGTGCTCGCGTTCGGCTCCAACTAA
- a CDS encoding dienelactone hydrolase family protein, protein MVPVDDAVLVRGRLAVPSGARGVVVLARGSDSSLQSPRLAQTARLFQAMGLGTLLMDLLTREEMEERRTRQLRFNVGLLGMRMAGAARWLRREGPSAGLNVGYFGAHTGAGAALSAAAFRPDQVEAVVSRGGRPDLAGAVLPKVQAPTLLLVGGADTLGLDINRRAYEALRSDKRMDIIPGATHHFQEDSELEQVAELAGEWFLQHLGDPREALEDGAEEAAPP, encoded by the coding sequence ATGGTGCCGGTCGATGACGCCGTCCTCGTCCGAGGACGGCTGGCGGTGCCCTCGGGGGCCCGGGGCGTGGTGGTGCTGGCGCGCGGCAGCGACAGCAGCCTCCAGAGTCCACGGCTCGCGCAGACCGCGCGCCTGTTCCAGGCGATGGGGCTGGGCACCTTGTTGATGGACCTGCTCACCCGCGAGGAGATGGAGGAGCGCAGGACGCGGCAGTTGCGCTTCAACGTGGGCCTGCTGGGCATGCGCATGGCGGGCGCGGCCCGTTGGCTGAGGCGCGAGGGCCCCTCCGCGGGCCTGAACGTGGGCTACTTCGGCGCGCACACCGGCGCGGGCGCGGCGCTGTCAGCCGCGGCCTTCCGGCCTGATCAGGTGGAGGCCGTCGTGTCGCGTGGCGGCCGTCCGGACCTGGCCGGCGCGGTGCTCCCCAAGGTGCAGGCACCCACCCTGCTGCTGGTGGGCGGCGCGGACACGCTGGGCCTGGACATCAACCGCCGGGCCTACGAGGCGCTCCGCTCCGACAAGCGCATGGACATCATCCCGGGCGCCACCCACCACTTCCAGGAGGACTCGGAGCTGGAACAGGTGGCCGAGCTCGCCGGGGAGTGGTTCCTCCAGCACCTGGGCGACCCCCGGGAAGCGCTGGAAGACGGCGCGGAGGAAGCCGCGCCACCTTGA
- a CDS encoding response regulator has product MAEAKPRVLVVDDDPDLLDLVQRSLSAYGFDVQTHTSALGVSNIVRASEPDFVLIDVNFPALKGDKVVGLARQYAPPGTRFILYSASDEAKLRSLAIASGADGYISKSVQGAELAQKLHAMRLKPRPASPNRNPSPVES; this is encoded by the coding sequence ATGGCTGAAGCCAAACCGCGCGTCCTTGTCGTGGACGACGATCCGGATCTGCTCGACCTCGTGCAGCGCTCGCTGAGCGCGTACGGGTTCGATGTGCAGACCCACACGTCCGCGTTGGGCGTGTCCAACATCGTGCGCGCCTCCGAGCCGGACTTCGTGCTCATCGACGTCAACTTCCCCGCCCTCAAGGGGGACAAGGTGGTGGGCCTGGCGCGCCAGTACGCGCCCCCCGGCACCCGCTTCATCCTCTACTCCGCCTCGGATGAGGCCAAGCTGCGCTCGCTGGCCATTGCCTCCGGCGCGGACGGCTACATCTCCAAGAGCGTTCAGGGCGCGGAATTGGCGCAGAAGCTCCACGCCATGCGCCTCAAGCCTCGCCCGGCGTCGCCCAACCGGAATCCCTCACCGGTTGAGAGCTGA
- a CDS encoding response regulator has protein sequence MAHHPFDVAQAEAPLGYTLSLLLVGSERETRAMRDALEKEDILSMLTLEPVSTREALEQALERPWALVLVGSELPGMTWEDVQAAWVKRGRETAFVVSAPTWSADTLAAVMRAGARDYVSEDRYGHLPFVVARELRLHAERAQHQMTGVELKRTNYLLSNIIDALPFVLFVKDAETRRLVVVNKTFADAFRVTKEWLLGKLDHDYFPKEQAESFIAIDTEILETRKMKTFEEVARADGVDRIFATRKIPLLDDQNVARFVMGVTEDISDRKQNEEALRASRDELEAANKQLAASLEEIKKTRAVSARSLASYQQRALQMEIIRQQNEDLDRLAQELSVAKRNEEERAREAEGAVRLKSEFLANFSHEIRTPLNGIIGYCDLLMREEGSRLTPHGRRDLNVVKTNAKTLLALINDILDLSKIEAGRVEVVTEPVDVQELADECMATVKEYLKGKDVALTVNVDTEAKEIRTDALKLRQIMLNLLSNAAKFTDTGEVALTVVPAGGGELLMTVEDTGVGIPSDQLPFIFEKFRQVDGTTTRKVGGTGLGLAIVRELTRVLGGTVDVKSTLGRGSTFTVRLPDVLATTVGADSPHATERLVPFHDVAQKLAPMARPGSTVMVVDDDVLIQQLVTGQLEPAGFRVVTANDGLAALKLAREVKPQAILLDIHLPRMDGWSVLSQLKSDPALAAIPVILVSVEEQRARGFSLGACEYLVKPVEPERLVDVVQKSLASAGASAATGDVLVVDDDAATRELVSRNLRRAGFSTNEARNGEDALLKARVSPPSLVVLDLMMPNLDGFEVLRRLRAEKLSVPVVVLTGKTLSTEEETLLRDGFAGFVRKGGHALEDVIAQAKGLLMTQRAASAGKLPRVLYVEDSEQNRDIVRRYLGGLYDLIEAEDGEQGLERARNDAPDLILMDLSLPRLDGWEVTRRLRALPDGQNVPVIAVTAHAGREYQDKAQAAGCTAYMTKPLDRDQLIETIRQYLGRSHG, from the coding sequence ATGGCCCACCACCCGTTCGACGTGGCCCAAGCCGAAGCGCCCCTCGGTTACACCCTGTCCCTGCTCCTGGTGGGCAGCGAGCGTGAGACGCGCGCCATGCGCGACGCGTTGGAGAAGGAGGACATCCTCTCCATGCTCACGCTGGAGCCCGTCAGTACGCGGGAAGCCCTGGAGCAGGCGCTGGAGCGCCCCTGGGCCCTGGTGCTGGTGGGGTCCGAGCTGCCGGGCATGACCTGGGAGGACGTCCAGGCCGCCTGGGTGAAGCGCGGCCGTGAGACGGCCTTCGTGGTGAGCGCGCCCACCTGGAGCGCGGACACACTGGCCGCCGTCATGCGCGCCGGCGCGCGCGACTACGTCAGCGAGGACCGCTACGGCCACCTGCCCTTCGTGGTGGCGCGCGAGCTGCGCCTGCACGCCGAGCGCGCCCAGCACCAGATGACGGGCGTGGAGCTCAAGCGCACCAACTACCTGCTCAGCAACATCATCGACGCGCTGCCCTTCGTGCTGTTCGTGAAGGACGCGGAGACGCGCCGGCTGGTGGTGGTGAACAAGACGTTCGCGGACGCGTTCCGGGTCACCAAGGAGTGGTTGCTGGGGAAGCTGGACCACGACTACTTCCCCAAGGAGCAGGCGGAGTCGTTCATCGCCATCGACACGGAGATCCTCGAGACGCGCAAGATGAAGACGTTCGAGGAGGTGGCCCGCGCGGACGGCGTGGACCGCATCTTCGCCACGCGCAAGATTCCGCTCCTGGACGACCAGAACGTCGCGCGCTTCGTGATGGGCGTCACGGAGGACATCTCCGACCGCAAGCAGAACGAGGAGGCCCTGCGCGCCTCCAGGGATGAGCTGGAGGCCGCCAACAAGCAGCTGGCCGCCAGCCTGGAGGAGATCAAGAAGACGCGCGCGGTGTCCGCCCGCTCCCTGGCGAGCTACCAGCAGCGCGCGCTCCAGATGGAGATCATCCGCCAGCAGAACGAGGACCTGGACCGGCTGGCCCAGGAGCTCTCCGTCGCCAAGCGCAATGAAGAAGAGCGCGCCCGCGAGGCGGAAGGCGCCGTGCGCCTCAAGAGCGAGTTCCTGGCGAACTTCAGCCACGAAATCCGCACGCCGCTCAACGGCATCATCGGCTACTGCGACCTGCTCATGCGCGAGGAGGGCAGCCGCCTGACGCCGCACGGCCGGCGCGACCTCAACGTGGTGAAGACGAACGCCAAGACGCTGCTGGCGCTCATCAACGACATCCTGGACCTGTCCAAGATTGAAGCGGGCCGCGTGGAGGTCGTCACCGAGCCGGTGGACGTGCAGGAGCTGGCCGACGAGTGCATGGCCACCGTGAAGGAGTACCTCAAGGGCAAGGACGTGGCCCTCACGGTGAACGTGGACACCGAGGCGAAGGAGATCCGCACCGACGCGCTGAAGCTGCGGCAGATCATGCTCAACCTCTTGAGCAACGCGGCCAAGTTCACGGACACGGGCGAGGTGGCGCTCACGGTGGTGCCCGCGGGCGGCGGCGAGCTGCTGATGACGGTGGAGGACACCGGCGTGGGCATCCCGTCGGATCAGCTCCCCTTCATCTTCGAGAAGTTCCGCCAGGTGGACGGCACCACCACGCGCAAGGTGGGCGGCACGGGGCTGGGGCTCGCCATCGTGCGCGAGCTCACCCGCGTGCTGGGCGGCACGGTGGACGTGAAGAGCACGCTGGGCCGCGGCTCCACCTTCACGGTGCGGCTGCCAGACGTGCTGGCGACGACCGTGGGCGCTGACAGCCCGCACGCCACGGAGCGCCTGGTCCCCTTCCACGACGTGGCCCAGAAGCTCGCGCCCATGGCGCGGCCGGGCAGCACGGTGATGGTGGTGGACGACGACGTGCTCATCCAGCAGCTCGTCACGGGCCAGCTGGAGCCCGCGGGCTTCAGGGTGGTGACGGCCAATGACGGCCTCGCCGCGCTGAAGCTGGCCCGCGAGGTGAAGCCGCAGGCCATCCTGCTGGACATCCACCTGCCGCGCATGGACGGCTGGTCCGTCCTGAGCCAGCTGAAGAGCGACCCGGCGCTGGCCGCCATCCCGGTCATCCTGGTGTCGGTGGAGGAGCAGCGCGCCCGCGGCTTCAGCCTGGGGGCGTGCGAGTACCTGGTGAAGCCGGTGGAGCCGGAGCGCCTGGTGGACGTGGTGCAGAAGAGCCTGGCCTCCGCGGGCGCGTCCGCCGCCACGGGCGACGTGCTGGTGGTGGACGACGACGCGGCCACGCGCGAGCTGGTCAGCCGCAACCTGCGCCGCGCGGGCTTCTCCACCAACGAGGCGCGCAACGGCGAGGACGCGCTGCTCAAGGCGCGGGTGTCTCCGCCGTCGCTGGTGGTGCTGGACCTGATGATGCCGAACCTGGACGGCTTCGAGGTGCTGCGCCGGCTGCGCGCGGAGAAGCTGTCCGTGCCGGTGGTGGTGCTCACCGGCAAGACGCTGTCCACCGAAGAAGAGACGCTGTTGCGCGACGGCTTCGCGGGCTTCGTGCGCAAGGGCGGCCACGCGCTGGAGGACGTCATCGCGCAGGCCAAGGGCCTCTTGATGACCCAGCGGGCGGCGTCCGCGGGGAAGCTGCCTCGCGTGCTGTACGTGGAGGACAGCGAGCAGAACCGCGACATCGTCCGCAGGTACCTTGGCGGACTGTATGACCTCATCGAGGCGGAGGACGGCGAGCAGGGGCTGGAGCGGGCCCGCAACGACGCGCCGGACCTCATCCTCATGGACCTGTCCCTGCCGCGGCTCGACGGTTGGGAAGTCACGCGCAGGCTCCGCGCGTTGCCGGATGGGCAGAACGTGCCCGTCATCGCCGTCACGGCACACGCGGGTCGCGAGTACCAGGACAAGGCTCAGGCGGCCGGTTGCACGGCCTACATGACCAAGCCCCTGGACCGCGATCAGCTCATCGAGACGATTCGTCAGTACCTAGGGAGAAGCCATGGCTGA
- a CDS encoding tryptophan 2,3-dioxygenase family protein, with protein MHTSTDYSHAEKLKQELTQPLFNVMLKKWVGKGELDYERYLHTDTLLALQSPEGELVSHDELMFQIVHQSQELYLKLASREMVEVVAEMDRDALWAVSARLVRVQKILSGISAEMAILETMTPSEYQVIRRSLGNGSGQESPGYNTLRLAADGLESAMERMLARRGLTLFQVYSAGGPKDLQHVCEQLVTVDESFQGWLYAHYQLVRRTIGIDRTVKALDGLPSQVLQARMTLPLFRALWDVRVELTAGWKREGGYTPGESRGGGCPMAAINAMKDTAVNMPVAQAQAAHAHVAAHAQHASAAHAAPAHAHEARTGGGCPMNMQHAPAAHASAVHAPAAHAAPVHAPAAHAPAAHAAPVHAPAAHASAVHASAVHAHSATAHAQHASVAHAVMAHASEVHAAHAQHASVAHAATAHAAPVPAHEARTGGGCPMHAQHAPVAHAPAVHAQPALASHAPHAAAHPPHVAHAPVVHAPHASVPHAPAPHAAAAPAPVMHGPHAAVPHAPTPHGPHAHPHAAHASAYAHAQELRSQS; from the coding sequence TTGCATACGTCGACCGATTACAGCCACGCCGAAAAGCTGAAGCAGGAGCTGACTCAACCCCTGTTCAACGTGATGTTGAAGAAGTGGGTGGGCAAGGGCGAGCTGGACTACGAGCGCTACCTGCACACGGACACCCTGCTGGCGCTGCAGTCTCCGGAAGGCGAGCTGGTCTCCCATGACGAGCTGATGTTCCAGATCGTCCACCAGTCCCAGGAGCTGTACCTGAAGCTGGCGTCGCGGGAGATGGTGGAGGTGGTGGCGGAGATGGACCGCGACGCGCTGTGGGCGGTGTCCGCGCGGCTGGTCCGGGTGCAGAAGATCCTCTCCGGCATCAGCGCGGAGATGGCCATCCTGGAGACGATGACCCCGTCCGAGTACCAGGTCATCCGCCGCAGCCTGGGCAACGGCAGCGGCCAGGAGTCGCCGGGCTACAACACGTTGCGCCTCGCGGCGGACGGGCTGGAGTCCGCCATGGAGCGCATGCTGGCGCGTCGCGGGCTGACGCTGTTCCAGGTCTATTCGGCTGGGGGGCCGAAGGACCTGCAGCACGTCTGCGAGCAGCTGGTCACGGTGGATGAGAGCTTCCAGGGATGGCTGTACGCGCACTACCAGCTGGTGCGCCGGACGATTGGTATCGACCGTACGGTGAAGGCGCTGGACGGGCTGCCTTCGCAGGTGCTGCAGGCGCGCATGACGCTGCCGCTGTTCCGCGCGCTGTGGGACGTGCGCGTGGAGCTGACCGCGGGCTGGAAGCGCGAGGGTGGCTACACGCCGGGTGAGTCGCGCGGTGGCGGCTGCCCGATGGCCGCCATCAACGCGATGAAGGACACGGCGGTGAACATGCCGGTGGCCCAGGCGCAGGCGGCGCACGCCCATGTGGCGGCGCACGCGCAGCACGCCTCGGCGGCGCACGCGGCCCCGGCCCATGCGCATGAGGCGCGCACCGGCGGCGGCTGCCCGATGAACATGCAGCACGCTCCGGCGGCCCACGCCTCCGCGGTCCACGCTCCGGCGGCCCACGCGGCCCCGGTCCACGCTCCGGCGGCCCACGCTCCGGCGGCCCACGCGGCCCCGGTCCACGCTCCGGCGGCCCACGCCTCCGCGGTCCACGCCTCCGCGGTCCATGCGCACTCCGCTACGGCCCACGCTCAGCACGCCTCGGTGGCTCACGCCGTCATGGCGCATGCTTCGGAGGTCCACGCGGCCCATGCGCAGCACGCCTCGGTGGCTCACGCCGCGACGGCTCACGCGGCCCCGGTCCCTGCGCACGAGGCGCGCACCGGCGGCGGCTGCCCGATGCATGCTCAGCACGCGCCGGTGGCCCATGCTCCGGCCGTCCACGCACAGCCGGCTCTGGCTTCACACGCTCCGCACGCGGCGGCCCATCCTCCGCACGTGGCGCACGCGCCGGTGGTCCACGCCCCGCACGCGTCGGTGCCGCACGCGCCCGCTCCCCATGCGGCCGCGGCTCCCGCGCCGGTGATGCACGGACCGCATGCGGCGGTGCCCCACGCTCCGACCCCTCACGGGCCTCATGCGCATCCGCACGCCGCGCATGCATCGGCGTACGCCCACGCCCAGGAGCTGCGGAGCCAGTCGTGA
- a CDS encoding methyltransferase: MPPFTREAPSPRALLHLLFNGARAMDVVETALKLGLLDALEPGPVTLGELATKYDLRPKRLYKFLDCLESLGLVQREQTSDALEAARYRGVPGLREAAELVLGAGSLERDREKYDWKALYGRLPETLHGQHSMSATSFDWPPRTPEQVEGFEASMSAGLGPILETFRAHASTLWPSEARLLDVGGGDGTLAEHLLRQHPMLSVDVYNLPATEALVARTRERAGLPAKRLGFVGGDFLKEPLPRGYDALSLVRVLHDWPAEVARSLMQAAFAALPSGGRLLICEEFRTPERLAAQFFWSYFLIGVDTCVSRLREVEFYLEGLTAAGFTDAHVLPGPFELVVATKP; this comes from the coding sequence ATGCCTCCCTTCACACGTGAGGCGCCGTCGCCTCGCGCCCTGCTGCACCTGCTGTTCAACGGCGCCCGCGCGATGGACGTCGTGGAGACCGCGCTGAAGCTGGGCCTGCTGGACGCGCTGGAGCCCGGCCCGGTGACGCTGGGCGAGCTGGCCACGAAGTACGACCTGCGGCCCAAGCGGCTCTACAAGTTCCTCGACTGCCTTGAGAGCCTGGGGCTGGTGCAGCGCGAGCAGACCAGCGACGCGCTGGAGGCGGCGCGCTACCGGGGCGTGCCCGGCCTGCGCGAGGCGGCGGAGCTCGTGCTCGGCGCGGGGTCGCTGGAGCGCGACCGCGAGAAGTACGACTGGAAGGCCCTGTACGGCCGGCTGCCGGAGACGCTGCACGGCCAGCACTCCATGTCCGCCACGTCGTTCGACTGGCCTCCGCGCACGCCCGAACAGGTGGAGGGCTTCGAGGCCAGCATGTCCGCGGGCCTGGGCCCCATCCTGGAGACGTTCCGCGCGCACGCGAGCACCCTGTGGCCCTCCGAGGCCCGGCTGCTCGACGTGGGCGGCGGGGACGGCACGCTCGCGGAGCACCTGCTGCGCCAGCACCCGATGCTCTCCGTGGACGTCTACAACCTGCCCGCCACGGAAGCCCTCGTCGCGCGCACGCGCGAGCGCGCGGGCCTGCCCGCCAAGCGCCTGGGCTTCGTGGGCGGCGACTTCCTGAAGGAGCCGCTGCCCCGGGGCTACGACGCGCTGTCGCTCGTGCGCGTGCTGCATGACTGGCCCGCGGAGGTGGCGCGGTCGCTGATGCAGGCCGCCTTCGCCGCCCTGCCCTCCGGCGGACGCCTGCTCATCTGCGAGGAGTTCCGCACCCCGGAGCGGCTGGCGGCCCAGTTCTTCTGGTCCTACTTCCTCATCGGCGTGGACACGTGCGTGAGCCGGCTGCGCGAGGTGGAGTTCTACCTGGAGGGGCTCACCGCCGCGGGCTTCACGGACGCGCACGTGCTGCCCGGCCCCTTCGAGCTGGTGGTGGCCACGAAGCCCTGA
- a CDS encoding response regulator transcription factor translates to MELNSTGREIRVALLEDQQVFRESLVALLEGAGMKVVARCAETGTFLSNVRAAAPDVAVVDLRLEHVGREGAEDGLNALKYLHDFHPQVRALVLSGHQEPDVVERCFQAGAAGYLCKLNAGVDDVVRAVGRVARGERLLPVDMLHASALNLDDLEMPGSALSRLTLREREVLGYVAAGADNLKIAAHLGITERTVKAHLTSIYRKLGPENRAQLAVMACELGVTRPVLA, encoded by the coding sequence ATGGAACTGAACTCAACGGGGCGGGAGATCCGCGTCGCACTGCTGGAAGATCAGCAGGTGTTCCGCGAGAGCCTGGTGGCCCTGCTCGAAGGCGCGGGGATGAAGGTGGTGGCCCGGTGCGCGGAGACAGGCACGTTCCTCTCCAACGTGCGCGCGGCCGCGCCGGACGTGGCGGTGGTGGACCTGCGGCTGGAGCACGTGGGCCGTGAGGGCGCGGAGGACGGATTGAACGCGCTGAAGTACCTGCATGACTTCCATCCGCAGGTGCGCGCGCTGGTGCTGTCCGGACACCAGGAGCCGGACGTGGTGGAGCGCTGCTTCCAGGCGGGAGCGGCGGGCTACCTGTGCAAGCTGAACGCGGGCGTTGACGACGTGGTGCGGGCCGTGGGGCGTGTGGCCCGGGGCGAGCGGCTGCTGCCCGTGGACATGCTCCACGCCAGTGCCCTGAACCTGGACGACCTTGAGATGCCGGGCTCCGCGCTGTCACGGCTGACCCTGCGCGAGCGCGAGGTGCTGGGCTACGTGGCGGCCGGCGCGGACAACCTGAAGATCGCCGCCCACCTGGGCATCACCGAGCGCACGGTGAAGGCCCACCTGACGAGCATCTACCGCAAGCTGGGACCGGAGAACCGCGCCCAGCTCGCGGTGATGGCGTGCGAGCTGGGCGTGACCCGTCCCGTGCTGGCCTGA